The following is a genomic window from Sciurus carolinensis chromosome 3, mSciCar1.2, whole genome shotgun sequence.
CCTGGGCTGCAGGTGCCCTGGTGCGGTGCTGGTGGAGGTGCTGTGGGGCACTAACCGGCTTCTCTGCTGCTCTAACTCGTCGCCTCCCACCCTGCTCTCTCCTTGACCCCAGGCTGGGTGCACAGGTCCCTTCAAGTTCAGCTTGAACTGctcatgctcctcctgcctctgtgcctTCTGCAGGAGGTGAGGTCCTGGCGGGGAGATGACTCCCCCGTGGCCAATGGTGCAGGGGCTGTGGCCCATCAACGGGGGGACAGAGAgccaggaagagaagagaaaaaggaggaggagaagctaAAAACCAGCCAGGTAGGGAGCAAGTGGGGTGCGTGGGGCAGCAGATCCGGGGAATAAATGAGTTGGTGTTTGTAAAGAGTGTAGAACAGTGCTTGGTGTGGAGTAAGaactacttaaatatttattaaaggaaaaGGGGGGTGGCAGCGTGTAGCAGCCCCTGGTTGCATACCGCATGGTCTAGCAACTGAGCTGACAGCAACATGGGATGTGACAGGATCCTGATCCAGATCCTCAGATTTGCTGTCACTTTGTTACTTTATGACCTGGGGAACATCGCTGTCTAgtcctcagtttccctttctgcCCAGTAGGTGTTTTTGATCCTGATATGCTAGGATCATGTGACACTGTGGATCAAGACCAGGGGCTGGCTCTGGCACATGGTGCTGAAAACATCTTGGGCAGCCTGGCAGGggtgggcgggggggggggggtacatGACTTCTGAGAGCAAGTTCATCCTTCAAAGCTATTCATGCTGCCCTTGGGGTGCCTCTGTCCCCTTTCTGCCCACATCCATTGTGGGCAGTTTCTCTTGGACCCTGACCTGTGGAGGTAGGTTTGTAAAAAAAACCTTTCTGCTGGCCTGGATTCTATCCCAGCACTGCCTCTCTGGCTGTGTAACTTCAGGCAAACCATTTCCCTTCTTTGGGCTGCAACTGTCTCAGCTGTAAAGTGGGTACCTCACCTGTTttacctacctcacagggttgttaTGAAGTGGGCAGTCAATGGATGAGGAGCTGGACAGAGATGAAGGATCATTAAGAGatgtttgtggaatgaataaaGGAGGGAATGAGCCAGAGTTAGGCTGACAGGGCAGGGCCTGCCCTCCCTCTGAGCCCTGCCCATTTCCGAGCTGCCTCTCCCCTCCACAGTCCTCCATCCTGGACTTGGCCGATATCTTTGCGCCTGCCACAGCCCCACCCTCCACACACTGCTCTGCTGACCCATGGGACATCCCAGGTGGGTATGCTGGGCTGCAAGAGGATCCCAGGCTGGTCCCAGAGAGCTCTTTCCTTCCCAGCCACTGTGGCCAATCACTTGCCCACAATAGCTGGGGTCACTGGGCAAATCACTCACCTCCCTCAGTGGCAGCTGCCTCTGTGACCTGGCTTTCATGGTGAAAGAAACCAGTGATGAGATCTCAGTAGAGGTTCTCTTGCAGACCAGCCCTGAATGGGAAGGTGGCCAACACTGCCCGTGCCTGGGGACCCAGGGACCTGGGGTAACTAGCTGAACCACAGCTACGGAGTGGTCCTGAGGCAGCATTCCACCTGTGAAGTGGCTCCCATGCCTCCCACTTGGGTTGGGTAACTGGGAGGGGCCCTGCACAAGGGACTCTGGGAGCTGGGGGTCTGGGCTTATGCCTGTGCTATTCCCATTCTAGGTCTCAGGCCGAacactgagcccagtggctctTCCTGGGGACCTTCTGCAGACCCCTGGTCTCCAGTCCCCTCAGGAAACGTCCTGTCCCGAAGTCAGCCTTGGGACTTGCTTCCTACACTCTCCTCCTCTGAGCCCTGGGGCAGGACCCCAGTGCTGCCTGCAGGACTCCCCACCACGGACCCCTGGGCACCAAAGTCTCCCCACCACAAACTCCCCAGCACTGGGGCTGATCCTTGGGGGGTCTCCACCGAGTCTTCTGACACACCTGGTAAGTGGAGGGCAGAGGGACTTCTGGGTCCCCCTCCCTCTGGTGCCACCAGGTGCTGTGCTAAGAGGGCCACTTCCCTGAAAAGGGGTCAGACCAGTGCCTGTCCTTTCTacccacattctttctttctcttcttttagttCTAGGTGGTACCTCAAACTTCGACCTATTTGCCAAACCTCCAGAATCCACAAAAAACCAGGAGGGGCTGGAGAGTGTCCAGGCCCTGCCGTCGGGGAAGCCCAgcagtcctgtgggtgagcaggaggccaggggaggctgaggctctgGGAGTGAGCGGCCCTCTGCCCTCTTGCCCGCCACCTCGGTGGCCAGTCTGTTCCCCCAACAAGCTCTATCATGCGCCTTTCAGAGCTGGACCTGTTTGGAGACTCCAGTCCCTCTTCCAAGCAAAAGAGCACGAAGGAGCCAGATGCCTTCGACCTGGATGCACTAGGGGAAGCGCTAACCCAGCCTGGCCAGGAGACCCGTGCCTGCCGTACCCCAGAGTCCTTCCTGGGCCCCTCGGCCTCTTCCTTGGTCAACCTTGACTCATTGGTCAAGACGCCGCAGGCCGCGAAGACCCGGAACCCCTTCCTGACAGGTAGGGCACCCCCTAGTCCCTCAAGAGCCGGGAGCCTTGCTCTCCCGAGCCCTCCTGGCAGAACCCAGCACTGCCCTACCATCGTCCTGTTCCCTGACGCTGACCCCGTCCTCACCGCACATCCCGCGCCCTCTCTCCTTCGCAGGTCTCAGCGCTCCGTCCCCCACCAACCCATTCGGCGTGGGCGAGCAGGGCAGGCCGACCCTGAACCAGATGCGCACCGGGTCACCTGCGCTGGGCCTGCCAGCCGGCGGGCCTGCCGGGGCGCCCCTGGGCTCCATGACCTACAGCgcctccctgcccctcccgctCAGCAGCGTGCCGGTCAGCATGACCCTTCCCGCCTCGGTCAGCGTCTTCCCGCAGGCCGGAGCCTTCGCCCCGCCGCCCGCCAGCCTTCCGCAGCCGCTGCTGCCCACCTCCGCCTCGGCTGGGCCGCTGCAGCCAGGCCCGCAGACTGGCACCAACCCCTTCCTCTGAGAGACGCCCCGAGCCTGCGCGCGAGGCCCCGCCCCCTCCGGACCTCAGGCGGAGCGGTCGTGCAGGTTGAGCACTAATCCAAGCCTCGGCAGGCGGAAGGCGCACTCCTGAAATTGGAGACTGAGGACGCCTTGGGGGGCCTAGACCACACCCCCACAATAAAGACTGGAACCCACAAGCTCAGCTCTTACCAAGTGGACTTTTTGTGGGGTGTGGCAGCGGGGTCTGGACCACAGCACCATCACTGGCAGCAGAGGAAACTTCTTCTCTACAATCTAGGGCACAGAAACTCTCCCTTTCCCTTACAACTCCTCTCAAACCCCCATCCGCACCCTCAGCTCCTGTTGGCCTGGCACCTTCGCTTCCAGATGTTCCCAGGCTGTACTCATTcgatcatttcatttatttatcacaCATCAGCAAGCACTGGGGATGATCTAACAGCAGAGGACGGTAGGCATTTGTTCCTATTTACTGTGCACTTGTTAATGTGCTAAGCACTTTAGGCagatcatttcattta
Proteins encoded in this region:
- the Epn3 gene encoding epsin-3 isoform X3; amino-acid sequence: MTTSALRRQVKNIVHNYSEAEIKVREATSNDPWGPPSSLMSEIADLTFNTVAFAEVMGMLWRRLNDSGKNWRHVYKALTLLDYLLKTGSERVAHQCRENLYTIQTLKDFQYIDRDGKDQGVNVREKVKQVMALLKDDERLRQERTHALKTKERMALEGVGIGSGQLGFGRRGERGSPSSYTSASSSPRYASDLEQARPQTSGEEELQLQLALAMSREEAEKEVRSWRGDDSPVANGAGAVAHQRGDREPGREEKKEEEKLKTSQSSILDLADIFAPATAPPSTHCSADPWDIPGLRPNTEPSGSSWGPSADPWSPVPSGNVLSRSQPWDLLPTLSSSEPWGRTPVLPAGLPTTDPWAPKSPHHKLPSTGADPWGVSTESSDTPVLGGTSNFDLFAKPPESTKNQEGLESVQALPSGKPSSPVELDLFGDSSPSSKQKSTKEPDAFDLDALGEALTQPGQETRACRTPESFLGPSASSLVNLDSLVKTPQAAKTRNPFLTGLSAPSPTNPFGVGEQGRPTLNQMRTGSPALGLPAGGPAGAPLGSMTYSASLPLPLSSVPVSMTLPASVSVFPQAGAFAPPPASLPQPLLPTSASAGPLQPGPQTGTNPFL
- the Epn3 gene encoding epsin-3 isoform X4, producing the protein MTTSALRRQVKNIVHNYSEAEIKVREATSNDPWGPPSSLMSEIADLTFNTVAFAEVMGMLWRRLNDSGKNWRHVYKALTLLDYLLKTGSERVAHQCRENLYTIQTLKDFQYIDRDGKDQGVNVREKVKQVMALLKDDERLRQERTHALKTKERMALEGVGIGSGQLGFGRRAASSSPRYASDLEQARPQTSGEEELQLQLALAMSREEAEKEVRSWRGDDSPVANGAGAVAHQRGDREPGREEKKEEEKLKTSQSSILDLADIFAPATAPPSTHCSADPWDIPGLRPNTEPSGSSWGPSADPWSPVPSGNVLSRSQPWDLLPTLSSSEPWGRTPVLPAGLPTTDPWAPKSPHHKLPSTGADPWGVSTESSDTPVLGGTSNFDLFAKPPESTKNQEGLESVQALPSGKPSSPVELDLFGDSSPSSKQKSTKEPDAFDLDALGEALTQPGQETRACRTPESFLGPSASSLVNLDSLVKTPQAAKTRNPFLTGLSAPSPTNPFGVGEQGRPTLNQMRTGSPALGLPAGGPAGAPLGSMTYSASLPLPLSSVPVSMTLPASVSVFPQAGAFAPPPASLPQPLLPTSASAGPLQPGPQTGTNPFL
- the Epn3 gene encoding epsin-3 isoform X1, whose amino-acid sequence is MTTSALRRQVKNIVHNYSEAEIKVREATSNDPWGPPSSLMSEIADLTFNTVAFAEVMGMLWRRLNDSGKNWRHVYKALTLLDYLLKTGSERVAHQCRENLYTIQTLKDFQYIDRDGKDQGVNVREKVKQVMALLKDDERLRQERTHALKTKERMALEGVGIGSGQLGFGRRGERGSPSSYTSASSSPRYASDLEQARPQTSGEEELQLQLALAMSREEAEKPVPPASHRDEDLQLQLALRLSRQEHQKEVRSWRGDDSPVANGAGAVAHQRGDREPGREEKKEEEKLKTSQSSILDLADIFAPATAPPSTHCSADPWDIPGLRPNTEPSGSSWGPSADPWSPVPSGNVLSRSQPWDLLPTLSSSEPWGRTPVLPAGLPTTDPWAPKSPHHKLPSTGADPWGVSTESSDTPVLGGTSNFDLFAKPPESTKNQEGLESVQALPSGKPSSPVELDLFGDSSPSSKQKSTKEPDAFDLDALGEALTQPGQETRACRTPESFLGPSASSLVNLDSLVKTPQAAKTRNPFLTGLSAPSPTNPFGVGEQGRPTLNQMRTGSPALGLPAGGPAGAPLGSMTYSASLPLPLSSVPVSMTLPASVSVFPQAGAFAPPPASLPQPLLPTSASAGPLQPGPQTGTNPFL
- the Epn3 gene encoding epsin-3 isoform X2, yielding MTTSALRRQVKNIVHNYSEAEIKVREATSNDPWGPPSSLMSEIADLTFNTVAFAEVMGMLWRRLNDSGKNWRHVYKALTLLDYLLKTGSERVAHQCRENLYTIQTLKDFQYIDRDGKDQGVNVREKVKQVMALLKDDERLRQERTHALKTKERMALEGVGIGSGQLGFGRRAASSSPRYASDLEQARPQTSGEEELQLQLALAMSREEAEKPVPPASHRDEDLQLQLALRLSRQEHQKEVRSWRGDDSPVANGAGAVAHQRGDREPGREEKKEEEKLKTSQSSILDLADIFAPATAPPSTHCSADPWDIPGLRPNTEPSGSSWGPSADPWSPVPSGNVLSRSQPWDLLPTLSSSEPWGRTPVLPAGLPTTDPWAPKSPHHKLPSTGADPWGVSTESSDTPVLGGTSNFDLFAKPPESTKNQEGLESVQALPSGKPSSPVELDLFGDSSPSSKQKSTKEPDAFDLDALGEALTQPGQETRACRTPESFLGPSASSLVNLDSLVKTPQAAKTRNPFLTGLSAPSPTNPFGVGEQGRPTLNQMRTGSPALGLPAGGPAGAPLGSMTYSASLPLPLSSVPVSMTLPASVSVFPQAGAFAPPPASLPQPLLPTSASAGPLQPGPQTGTNPFL